In Oceanidesulfovibrio indonesiensis, the sequence CCGTTAACTTTGCCGCAGAATACTGGGACAACGTGTTTGAACTCTTCCTTGAAGAGTACAAAGCGGGCCGCACCCCGAACCCGGATATTCTGTGCAACAAAGAGATCAAATTTAAGGCCTTCCTGGAGTTCGCCGCGGAAGACCTGGGCGCTGATTACATTGCCACCGGCCACTACGTGCGTCGCGCAGACGTGAACGGCAAAAGCCAGCTGCTGCGCGGCCTGGACGGCAATAAAGATCAGAGCTACTTCCTCTACACGCTGAGCCACGAGCAAATCGCCCAGAGCCTGTTCCCGGTCG encodes:
- the mnmA gene encoding tRNA 2-thiouridine(34) synthase MnmA gives rise to the protein VNFAAEYWDNVFELFLEEYKAGRTPNPDILCNKEIKFKAFLEFAAEDLGADYIATGHYVRRADVNGKSQLLRGLDGNKDQSYFLYTLSHEQIAQSLFPVGELEKPQVRKIAEELDLITAKKKDSTGICFIGERKFRDFLGRYLPAQPGKIVTVDGDEIGQHQGLMYHTLG